A part of Geothrix oryzae genomic DNA contains:
- a CDS encoding tetratricopeptide repeat-containing glycosyltransferase family 2 protein, giving the protein MPTLSLAMIVKNEEANLLHCLGSIEGLVDEIVILDTGSTDRTLEIASSFGSKIGHFQWCNDFAAARNAALGLCTQEWVLVLDADEAVDRTDHAVIRDALQSGSAPAFCLPVRSYVPTGDVLCFDQVPSQNTSSYTEGSSCSYFVDVPLLRLCRNFPDLAFRGAIHEILDGYFQAKGLPVGTCPAVIHHYGKLATDYDRSKQPLYLAIAEQEAARTPGNAHAQFLLLMQAKMLEDWKLVLKAFRAFQKLEKHPPAFVLIAAAEARLNLGNPAEALPLLERVLRSEPRNTLARHVQALALVAVQRPREAMEALKKAIASNPGFAPSVHLLSSLEHQAGWPDRARATLRDGLGHSPANERLYRALIKLDLDSQQNELASRDAQEALQVCPNGGEGIWHWLAAVGMLAQGQSDRALAFLEQGLRIVPDHAGLLRLRNDLTRRA; this is encoded by the coding sequence ATGCCCACGCTGTCGCTGGCCATGATCGTCAAGAATGAGGAGGCCAACCTCCTCCACTGCCTGGGCTCGATCGAGGGCCTGGTTGATGAGATCGTGATCCTGGACACGGGGTCGACGGACCGCACCCTCGAGATCGCCTCGTCCTTTGGTTCCAAAATCGGCCACTTCCAGTGGTGCAACGACTTTGCCGCCGCGAGAAACGCCGCCCTCGGCCTCTGCACCCAGGAATGGGTGCTGGTGCTGGACGCCGATGAGGCCGTGGACCGGACGGACCACGCGGTGATCCGGGACGCCCTCCAGTCCGGGAGCGCCCCGGCATTTTGCCTGCCCGTCCGAAGCTATGTGCCCACGGGAGATGTGCTCTGCTTCGACCAGGTGCCCAGCCAGAATACATCTTCGTACACCGAGGGCTCCTCCTGTTCCTACTTCGTGGATGTCCCCTTGCTGCGCCTCTGCCGGAACTTCCCGGACCTGGCCTTTCGGGGAGCCATCCACGAGATCCTGGATGGGTATTTCCAGGCGAAGGGGCTCCCCGTGGGAACCTGTCCCGCGGTCATCCATCACTATGGGAAGCTCGCCACGGACTACGACCGGTCCAAGCAGCCCCTGTACCTGGCCATTGCCGAGCAGGAAGCCGCGCGGACGCCCGGCAATGCCCACGCACAATTCCTGTTGCTCATGCAGGCCAAGATGCTGGAGGACTGGAAGCTGGTCCTCAAGGCCTTCAGGGCCTTCCAGAAGCTGGAGAAGCACCCTCCCGCCTTCGTGCTGATCGCCGCCGCGGAAGCCCGGCTGAACCTGGGAAATCCAGCCGAAGCCCTGCCCCTCCTGGAGCGTGTGCTGCGCTCTGAGCCGCGCAACACGCTGGCGCGCCATGTCCAGGCGCTGGCCCTCGTAGCGGTCCAGCGCCCCAGGGAGGCCATGGAGGCCCTGAAGAAGGCCATCGCTTCCAACCCCGGCTTCGCCCCGTCCGTGCACTTGCTCTCCAGCCTCGAGCACCAGGCGGGCTGGCCCGACAGGGCCCGGGCGACACTGCGGGACGGCCTCGGGCACAGCCCCGCGAACGAGCGCCTGTACCGGGCCCTGATCAAGCTGGACCTGGACAGCCAACAGAACGAGCTGGCCTCCAGGGACGCCCAAGAGGCCCTCCAGGTCTGCCCCAACGGGGGCGAAGGCATCTGGCACTGGCTGGCCGCGGTGGGGATGCTGGCCCAGGGGCAGTCCGATCGCGCCCTGGCCTTCCTGGAGCAGGGCCTCCGGATCGTTCCGGACCACGCGGGGCTCCTGCGCCTTCGAAACGATCTAACCCGCCGGGCATGA
- a CDS encoding flagellin gives MSVLNNVAALGAARQIGVTSLNLQKTVERLSTGKRINRANDDAAGLSIANTLGADARVATQASRNAMDGYFQVQTADSYMEEATALATRAAELESAYKGADTAGKTAIDAEYKTIGDAITKFDGQRATITADAGVYGSVTATKTAVTALAASAASGNAATVLADIAKERGNYGAVMTQLQSYGNSLATISENKTAQYDQIMGADIGAEVVKMSKFQILNQAGISALSQANSAGQSVLALLR, from the coding sequence ATGTCAGTTCTCAATAACGTTGCCGCCCTGGGCGCTGCCCGTCAGATCGGCGTCACCAGCCTCAACCTCCAGAAGACCGTGGAGCGCCTCAGCACCGGCAAGCGCATCAATCGCGCGAACGACGACGCCGCCGGCCTGTCCATCGCCAACACCCTGGGCGCCGACGCCCGGGTCGCCACCCAGGCCTCCCGGAACGCCATGGACGGCTACTTCCAGGTCCAGACCGCGGACTCCTACATGGAAGAGGCCACGGCCCTCGCCACCCGCGCCGCTGAGCTGGAATCGGCCTACAAGGGCGCCGACACCGCCGGCAAGACCGCGATCGACGCCGAGTACAAGACCATCGGCGATGCCATCACGAAGTTCGATGGCCAGCGCGCGACCATCACCGCCGATGCCGGCGTCTACGGTTCGGTCACCGCCACCAAGACGGCCGTCACCGCCCTCGCCGCCTCCGCGGCCAGCGGCAATGCCGCCACCGTCCTGGCGGACATCGCCAAGGAGCGCGGCAACTACGGCGCCGTCATGACGCAGCTGCAGAGCTACGGCAACTCGCTCGCGACGATCTCCGAGAACAAGACCGCCCAGTACGACCAGATCATGGGTGCGGATATCGGCGCCGAAGTGGTGAAGATGTCCAAGTTCCAGATCCTGAACCAGGCGGGCATCAGCGCCCTGAGCCAGGCCAATTCGGCCGGCCAGTCCGTCCTCGCGCTCCTTCGCTAG
- a CDS encoding flagellar protein FlaG, translating to MADLITPTGSLAAGVQAVFFNAPKAQPVSDRPAQVDEPRPAQPGTGNPGAPAMTLDRAVEALQAHVQQSSSELRFLVDKGTGKMYFKVVDHSTGEVILQIPSEEVLGAARKLREMADAKTAAGILVDQKG from the coding sequence ATGGCCGATCTCATCACCCCCACAGGCAGCTTGGCGGCCGGCGTTCAGGCGGTTTTTTTCAACGCTCCGAAGGCCCAGCCGGTCTCAGACCGACCCGCCCAAGTTGACGAACCCCGGCCCGCACAGCCGGGAACGGGGAACCCAGGTGCACCCGCGATGACGCTTGATCGGGCCGTGGAGGCCTTGCAGGCGCATGTCCAGCAGTCCTCGTCGGAACTCCGGTTCCTGGTGGACAAGGGCACGGGAAAAATGTATTTCAAGGTCGTCGACCACTCCACCGGAGAGGTCATCCTTCAGATTCCCTCCGAGGAGGTTCTGGGAGCGGCGAGGAAATTGCGTGAGATGGCCGACGCCAAGACCGCCGCTGGCATCCTGGTGGACCAGAAGGGCTGA